The window GCCGATCTTTATTATTCTGGGTATCTCAAAAGTTAAACTCTTATCTATCGAGATTCCCTGCCTCGGATGACTTTGGCAGATCCCACTCGTCCGTTACCAAGTTTATTGAAGGTCTTGACTTTAGGGGTTGTAAAGAGCAGAAGGACACATATTTACCTGTGCCAAATAAAAAAGGCTGAGCCAACTTAATGACCCAGCCTGTTAAGACTGATTAGAGACAGTTTGACTTTGTTATGCTTTCTTTTTACGTCTGAGTCGTGTTCCTGCGAGTCCAGCTAAACCAGTACCGAAAAGTAGCATAGTGGCTGGTTCTGGTACTGGTGCGTATTCCAATGAATTCGGCCAGGCACTCCGAAGTTATCCGGCCACCCAGTCCGGAGGAATTCGGCCGGTCAGTCCAACGGAATTCGGCCACCCCGAAACAGGTCTTTACGAAGGATGAATTTACATTTACCCGACCGTGCCAGTTGTTGTCAATTTAGACATTTTTTTTCTCATTGAATCACCGTCCTCGGTGAAGGCAATTCGATACGCATTGTGAACCAGTCTATCAAGGATTGCGTCGGCCATGGTAGGATCATCAATATATTCATGCCAACTTTTGACGGGTAATTGGCTGGTTACGATGGTAGACCTTCTATTGAACCTATCATCAAGTATTTCCAGCAAATCACGCCGGTGTTCACCAGACAATGGCATGATGCCCCAGTCATCAAGAATAAGTAACTCTGTTTTTGCAAGCTCAGTGAGGAGTTTGGTGTAACGCCCATCCGCTTTAGATATATTGAGGTCCTGCAGGAAACGGGGCAAACGAAGATATCGAACTCGATACCCCTCCCTGCATGCTTTTTGGGCGAGGGCGCAAGCCAGCCAAGTCTTTCCAATTCCTGTTGGGCCGGTAATTAAACAATTGAGGTGCTGCGAGATATATTTGCAGCTAAACAAAGAGGCCATCAGGGCCTTGTCAAGCCCTCGTGGAGTGCGGTAGTCGATATCTTCAAGGGCGGCATTTTCCTTTAGCTTTGCTTGTCGCAGCCTTGTCTGCAACCGACGATTTTCTCGTGTTGTGGATTCTCGGTCGGCCAGTAATCCCAAGCGTTCCTCGAAGGATAGCTCCGCGCTGTCAGGCAGCTGCATTTGTTCTTCAAAAGCATGGAGCATCCCGTTAAGTTTGAGAGATCGTAACTTCTCAATAGTAGGGTGGTTTAGCATGATAAATCTCCTTTATGTTTGTGGGAGCCCTTGTTTTTCAAGAGCTCTCTTTTAAAAATATGAAATCAATGAAAATAGTCTGCTTTTCTGGTGTTAGAGTGTTTAATTACTTTTGCTGCAGGGGCTGTGGGTGGCAGCGGCTGTTGGTCGAGATTTTTTTTAAGGATAGACTCAATGCTGCGATAGTTCCCGGCTCCAATGGCTAATCCTCTTCCACAGGCAGCTTCAAGGCGATCATCCCCATAAACGTTACCAAGCCTCATAAGCCCAAAACAGGTGTTGTATGATTGTTGAGGATACGGTCGAGAGTCGAGTATGTTGGAGACCACAGTCTTTGTTGCAGCCCCTGATTTTGCGGCCCAGCGAAGTAATCGTTCTGGGGACCAGTCTGCATATTCTTGATGACGCCGTGGCATGTGATCCCTGACCGTAACGTACTCGTTTTTTAAATAGCTGCGGCGGTGGCTGGCCACCCTTTTTCCTTTGAAAAAGATCTCAACAATCCTGGCTGTGACGCGGGCATCGAGCTGCCTTTTTACCAATGTGTAAGGGAC is drawn from Desulfobulbaceae bacterium and contains these coding sequences:
- a CDS encoding ATP-binding protein; amino-acid sequence: MLNHPTIEKLRSLKLNGMLHAFEEQMQLPDSAELSFEERLGLLADRESTTRENRRLQTRLRQAKLKENAALEDIDYRTPRGLDKALMASLFSCKYISQHLNCLITGPTGIGKTWLACALAQKACREGYRVRYLRLPRFLQDLNISKADGRYTKLLTELAKTELLILDDWGIMPLSGEHRRDLLEILDDRFNRRSTIVTSQLPVKSWHEYIDDPTMADAILDRLVHNAYRIAFTEDGDSMRKKMSKLTTTGTVG
- a CDS encoding PEP-CTERM sorting domain-containing protein, encoding MEYAPVPEPATMLLFGTGLAGLAGTRLRRKKKA